Proteins co-encoded in one Canis lupus familiaris isolate Mischka breed German Shepherd chromosome 36, alternate assembly UU_Cfam_GSD_1.0, whole genome shotgun sequence genomic window:
- the LOC102151535 gene encoding collagen alpha-1(I) chain-like isoform X1 — protein MAFELLQTQPKPPANKPREKGLQRGRCLRSARRSPVLRPRGSHSVPDSRTQKPPLPRVPPEEAAHPEAVALAAEPGTPRSAPEGPVLGLGARAPCGAAPGGRVGALGGGRWAPPGTTAGVVLGPKELRLSPEGGSARRPRRPRPRRGSFGCGAAARGSWRPRPERPSRLTGQARREAALAAQGRHPRAPFHFALGPGARRCGGVCASGSPAWACGLAAHGRARGRDRTSPCAPAAARPSPRPRPLRSPPAPHAPPFPVRSAEGAAGRAGRGLPPGVPGLASRARAGGAPRPPTASRRARAARSTSRTEAFKTSFVVFRGRAEAGAEQLPPRPPEPPPPPGNRNRRSGARPGFRSAPLPAPGAPRGGRGGVRAAAAQACAGPASGRGAPAAAELGAGSARAARRAQRRRQVPARGSGRAAPARRPHGRAGNAKQHTAPSRTARPGTAAGPGRGTQGPPLPLRSGAAGHGAEGAALAGVPVGPPPPPPRAFPAAAAASPRAGDPAGAAGREQEREQEQEHEHERPRARLSPHPPVGGRAAGGASVHTAGQHGSARRRRVHTAGRAARSPSAQPRPARAPHVCAPRRALEPALSPGPWPRAVCGRARRPGRGARPGPTGPSDRLTPPSFSPSLISLTPTSLYSYPHLGLETLGFPGPCPCLVATGPGCPQQLPRAGQGGRRPQRA, from the exons ATGGCTTTTGAACTTTTGCAAA CGCAACCAAAGCCTCCCGCTAATAAGCCGAGAGAGAAAGGTCTTCAGAGAGGCCGGTGTCTGCGGAGCGCCCGGCGGTCCCCGGTGCTGAGGCCCCGAGGCAGCCACTCGGTCCCCGACAGTCGAACCCAGAAACCGCCTCTCCCGCGGGTCCCCCCTGAGGAGGCTGCGCACCCCGAGGCCGTGGCGCTAG CTGCCGAGCCCGGCACCCCGCGCTCCGCGCCGGAAGGGCCCGTTTTGGGTCTGGGCGCGCGGGCGCCTTGCGGGGCGGCTCCTGGCGGGCGGGTGGGCGCTCTGGGCGGGGGGCGCTGGGCCCCGCCGGGGACGACCGCGGGGGTCGTCCTGGGGCCCAAGGAGCTACGCCTGAGCCCCGAGGGCGGCAGCgcccggcggccgcggcggccccgcccccggcgtgGTTCCTTCGGGTGCGGCGCTGCGGCCCGAGGCAGCTGGCGCCCCCGCCCCGAGCGCCCCTCACGTCTCACGGGACAGGCCCGCCGGGAAGCTGCTCTCGCCGCGCAAGGACGTCACCCGAGGGCTCCATTTCACTTCGCCTTGGGCCCTGGGGCTCGCCGCTGTGGGGGCGTCTGCGCCAGCGGGAGCCCGGCCTGGGCGTGCGGGCTGGCGGCCCACGGACGGGCCCGCGGGAGGGACCGGACCTCCCCGTGCGCTCCCGCCGCGGCAAGgccgagcccccgcccccggccccttCGGTCCCCCCCAGCCCCGCACGCGCCTCCCTTCCCGGTGCGCAgcgcggagggggcggcggggcgcgcgggccggggTCTCCCGCCGGGTGTCCCGGGCCTCGCCTCCCGGGCCCGAGCCGgcggagccccccgccccccgacagCGTCCCGCAGGGCGCGCGCGGCCCGGAGCACGTCGCGTACTGAGGCTTTCAAAACTTCCTTCGTGGTGTTTCGGGGCCGCGCGGAGGCCGGGGCCGAGCAGCTCCCTCCgaggcccccggagccccccccgccccccgggaacAGGAACCGTCGCTCGGGGGCGCGCCCCGGGTTTCGCAGCGCCCCACTCCCCGCGCCCGGGGCCCCACGCGGAGGCCGGGGTGGGGTCCGGGCAGCTGCCGCCCAGGCCTGCGCGGGTCCAGCCTCGGGAAGGGGCGCCCCCGCGGCCGCGGAGCTTGGGGCCGGCTCGGCCCGGGCCGCACGGAGGGCGCAGCGCCGCCGGCAGGTTCCCGCGCGGGGCTCGGGCCGGGCCGCTCCCGCCCGCCGACCGCACGGCCGAGCGGGCAACGCCAAGCAGCACACC GCCCCGTCGCGGACGGCGAGGCCCGGGACCGCGGCAGGCCCGGGGAGGGGGACGCAGGGGCCGCCGCTGCCCCTGCGCTCTGGGGCGGCCGGACACGGTGCCGAGGGAGCCGCGCTCGCCGGGGTCCCCGTAggtcccccgcccccgccgccccgggcttTCCCGGCGGCTGCGGCCGCGTCGCCTCGGGCCGGGGACCCGGCGGGTGCGGCGGGGCGCGAGCAGGAGCgcgagcaggagcaggagcacgAGCACGAGCGGCCGCGCGCCCGGCTCTCCCCGCACCCGCCCGTCGGGGGCCGCGCGGCTGGCGGGGCGTCGGTCCACACCGCGGGGCAGCACGGAAGCGCGCGGCGGAGGCGCGTCCACACCGCAGGCAGAGCCGCCCGGAGTCCGTCCGCACAGCCGCGCCCCGCGCGTGCCCCGCACGTGTGCGCTCCCCGCCGGGCGCTGGAGCCGGCCCTGAGCCCCGGGCCCTGGCCCCGCGCGGTCTGCGGGCGCGCTCGGCGGCCTGGACGGGGCGCCCGACCGGGACCGACCGGGCCCTCGGACAGACTGacccccccttccttctccccctcgtTAATCTCTCTCACCCCTACGTCTTTGTATTCCTATCCACACTTGGGCCTGGAGACCCTAGGGTTTCCCGGGCCGTGCCCCTGCTTGGTGGCCACGGGGCCCGGGTGCCCGCAGCAGCTTCCGCGGGCGGGACAGGGTGGGCGCAGGCCGCAGCGCGCGTGA